The following are encoded in a window of Impatiens glandulifera chromosome 5, dImpGla2.1, whole genome shotgun sequence genomic DNA:
- the LOC124938611 gene encoding 2-alkenal reductase (NADP(+)-dependent)-like — MGHQTNKQIILKNYVNGFPTESDMEVRNGAIQLKLPEGSNGVLVKNLYLSCDPYMRNRMSNIKGSYIDSFTPGSTITGFGVSKVIESGRADLNKDDLVWGLTGWEEYSLITAPETLIKIQHTHDVPLSYYTGILGLPGLTAYVGFYDICSPKKGDTVFVSAASGAVGQLVGQFAKSFGCYVVGSAGSDEKVNLLKNKFGFDDGFNYKEEHDLDAAFKRYFPNGIDIYFDHVGGKMLDAVLANMRLNGRIAICGMISQYNLEKSEGVHNLMELVAKRIQMKGFLILDSYHLYPKYLETILPLIREGKIVYVEDIDEGLENAPKALIGLFHGRNVGKQVVVVARK; from the exons ATGGGACATCAGACCAACAAGCAGATCATATTGAAGAACTACGTTAATGGGTTCCCTACAGAATCGGATATGGAAGTCAGGAATGGGGCTATCCAATTGAAGCTTCCAGAAGGTTCGAATGGGGTTCTGGTGAAGAATCTCTACCTCTCCTGCGATCCCTATATGCGAAACCGCATGTCCAACATCAAAGGAAGCTATATCGATTCCTTCACCCCTGGTTCT ACCATTACGGGATTTGGTGTGTCCAAAGTCATAGAATCAGGTCGGGCTGACCTGAATAAGGACGACCTGGTCTGGGGACTTACCGGATGGGAAGAGTACAGTCTCATCACTGCCCCCGAGACACTAATCAAGATCCAACACACCCACGACGTCCCTCTTTCTTACTATACTGGAATCCTCG gaTTGCCTGGTTTGACTGCATATGTTGGTTTCTATGATATATGCTCCCCAAAGAAGGGAGACACTGTTTTCGTATCCGCTGCGTCTGGTGCTGTCGGTCAGCTCGTCGGCCAATTCGCTAAGTCGTTCGGGTGTTACGTTGTCGGAAGTGCAGGCTCCGATGAAAAG gtGAATCTATTGAAGAACAAGTTTGGTTTTGATGATGGCTTTAACtataaagaagaacatgatctTGATGCAGCTTTCAAAAG gTACTTTCCTAATGGTATCGATATTTATTTTGACCATGTGGGAGGAAAGATGCTTGATGCTGTGTTAGCAAATATGAGGCTAAATGGTAGAATCGCAATATGTGGAATGATCTCACAATACAACCTCGAGAAGTCTGAAGGTGTACATAACCTGATGGAGCTTGTAGCCAAACGAATCCAAATGAAAGGGTTTCTAATACTTGACTCCTACCATTTGTATCCAAAGTATTTGGAGACAATTCTTCCGCTCATAAGAGAAGGAAAAATTGTTTACGTGGAAGATATTGACGAAGGTTTGGAGAACGCTCCAAAGGCTCTTATTGGTCTATTTCATGGCCGCAATGTTGGAAAGCAAGTTGTTGTTGTCGctagaaaataa
- the LOC124939485 gene encoding putative F-box/FBD/LRR-repeat protein At4g03220, whose translation MNPNEEEDEEWLEKEDRISELPDHIIHDILRFLSIRSAAQTKILSHRWKNVFSSIPDLDFTTLTDSPLSNRPTLMRYQMGSRYQIEPPTHIRDVNFINSVFSLRDNNYSIRTLKLKSFQLTSTAFNCLIKCPKINDIEELDVNMKHADYFNIPWSIINCNSLKVLSLNIMYRRIKRNLNLIQPMNGEFKFLNKMILCNVPFLILFHNKSDIFTDSSFPNLKELTLISCRRMKELTLRCSGLKDLVIKNCFFLNKLDIYGLKLEKLKVENCFPNINNSNNVKIIAPIIKVLKWVVIPSIQSPKVLEISDVLEKAVIGIYSPQPSEYIIKPEEKRNLSNMIIALSRAKFLKLKYLSIQLNGDRDGDGDGDGDHDDQVLKSNSFLNHLRTVKLVGLLEYDEDIDFAKFLINNGKVLEEMVVCFGKHSKISLARQGMIKSMIMQCSPASFKARILFH comes from the exons ATGAACCCtaacgaagaagaagacgaagaatgGCTAGAAAAGGAGGATCGAATCAGCGAGCTTCCAGACCACATCATCCACGATATTCTCCGTTTTTTATCCATTAGATCAGCCGCCCAAACTAAGATCCTTTCACACCGTTGGAAGAATGTTTTTTCTTCCATTCCCGACCTCGATTTCACAACCCTCACAGATTCTCCGCTTTCAAATCGTCCAACTTTAATGAGATACCAAATGGGTTCCCGATACCAAATAGAACCTCCAACCCATATTAGAGACGTCAATTTCATCAACAGTGTTTTCTCTCTCCGCGACAACAATTACTCCATTagaactttaaaattaaaatcattccaATTAACTTCGACAGCCTTCAACTGCCTGATCAAATGCCCAAAAATCAATGATATAGAAGAGCTAGACGTGAACATGAAGCATGCAGATTACTTCAATATACCGTGGAGCATCATCAATTGTAATTCTTTGAaggttttaagtttaaatatcaTGTATCGTAGAATCAAACGCAATCTCAATCTTATCCAACCAATGAACGGAGAGTTCAAATTCCTTAACAAGATGATCCTATGTAACGTACCTTTTCTCATTCTATTCCATAATAAGTCCGACATATTCACCGATTCGTCCTTTCCAAATCTGAAGGAGTTGACATTGATATCTTGTCGTCGCATGAAAGAGCTTACCTTGAGATGTAGTGGGCTGAAAGATTTAGTCATAAAGAATTGTTTTTTCCTTAATAAATTGGATATCTATGGACTAAAGTTAGAGAAATTGAAGGTGGAAAATTGTTTTCCTAATATTAACAACAgcaataatgttaaaattattgcTCCTATAATTAAGGTTTTGAAATGGGTGGTTATTCCTTCAATTCAAAGCCCTAAGGTTTTGGAGATATCAGATGTCTTAGAGAAGGCCGTCATTGGTATATATTCACCTCAACCCTCTGAATACATTATAAAACCAGAAGAAAAACGCAATTTATCGAATATGATAATTGCTCTATCTCGTGCCAAGTTTTTAAAGCTTAAATATCTATCTATTcag TTGAACGGCGACCGAGACGGTGACGGCGATGGCGACGGCGACCATGATGATCAAGTTTTGAAATCGAATTCTTTTCTTAATCATCTAAGGACAGTTAAGCTGGTGGGGCTTTTAGAATATGACGAGGATATTGATTTTGCAAAGTTCTTAATCAATAATGGAAAAGTTCTAGAAGAAATGGTAGTGTGCTTCGGAAAACATAGTAAAATATCTTTGGCTCGTCAGGGAATGATCAAGTCTATGATTATGCAATGCTCTCCGGCATCTTTTAAAGCTAGGATTTTATTTCACTGA
- the LOC124937445 gene encoding 2-alkenal reductase (NADP(+)-dependent)-like → MADAVEVSNKQIILKNYVTGFPKESDLEVKITTTRLKVPEATQNAILVKNLYLSCDPYMRNRMSNHQGSYVESFTPGSPITGYGVSKVIDSTHPDFKNDDLVWGFTGWEEYSLIKATQSLFKIQHKEVPLSYYTGILGMAGMTAYVGFYEICSPKKGETVFISAASGAVGQLVGQFAKLLGCYVVGSAGTKEKVDLLKNKFGFDEAFNYKEEEDLNAALKRYFPDGIDIYFENVGGKMLEAVLLNMRIHGRIAVCGMISQYNLEKQEGVQNMFSLISKRIRMQGFLVGDHYHLYPKFLEMILPHIKEGKVNYVEDIAQGLESAPAALIGLFSGRNVGKQLVVVAHE, encoded by the exons ATGGCGGATGCTGTAGAGGTGAGCAACAAAcagataattttgaagaattatGTGACTGGTTTCCCCAAAGAGTCGGATTTGGAGGTGAAGATTACCACCACTCGTCTCAAGGTCCCGGAAGCTACTCAGAACGCGATTCTGGTGAAGAATCTCTATCTCTCCTGCGATCCCTACATGCGGAATCGCATGTCCAACCATCAAGGAAGCTACGTCGAATCCTTCACCCCCGGTTCT CCTATAACAGGATATGGTGTGTCTAAAGTTATAGATTCCACACATCCAGACTTCAAGAATGATGACTTGGTTTGGGGATTCACTGGATGGGAAGAGTATAGTCTTATAAAAGCCACACAATCTTTGTTTAAGATTCAACACAAGGAAGTTCCACTTTCTTATTATACAGGAATTCTCG GTATGGCTGGAATGACTGCTTATGTTGGTTTTTATGAGATATGCTCCCCAAAGAAAGGAGAAACAGTGTTCATATCGGCTGCATCTGGAGCAGTTGGTCAGCTTGTAGGTCAATTTGCAAAGTTGCTTGGCTGTTATGTTGTTGGAAGTGCTGGAACTAAAGAAAAGGTGGATCTGTTGAAGAACAAGTTTGGATTTGATGAAGCTTTTAACTACAAAGAAGAGGAAGATCTGAATGCAGCTCTGAAAAG GTACTTCCCAGATGGGATTGATATTTACTTTGAGAATGTTGGTGGAAAGATGCTTGAAGCAGTACTTCTGAACATGAGAATCCATGGGCGTATTGCAGTATGCGGAATGATCTCGCAATACAACCTTGAGAAGCAGGAAGGCGTTCAGAACATGTTCAGCCTCATATCAAAACGAATTCGTATGCAAGGATTCCTAGTGGGTGATCACTATCACCTCTACCCTAAGTTCTTGGAAATGATACTGCCACACATTAAAGAAGGAAAGGTTAATTATGTGGAAGACATAGCACAAGGTCTGGAGAGTGCCCCTGCGGCTTTGATTGGACTTTTTTCTGGCCGAAATGTGGGAAAACAACTGGTTGTGGTTGCCCATGAATGA
- the LOC124938453 gene encoding 40S ribosomal protein S10-3-like codes for MIIPEKNRREISKYLFQEGVCYAKKDFNLAKHPDIDVPNLQVIKLMQSFKSKEYVRETFAWMHYYWFLTNDGIEFLRTYLNLPSEIVPATLKKSARPLGRPMGGPPGDRPRGPPRFEGERPRFGDREGYRSGPRGGPPGEFGGEKSGAPADYQPFFRGPGGRGGGFGRGSGGFGAAPSGSDLP; via the exons ATG ATCATTCCAGAGAAGAACAGGAGAGAAATCTCAAAATACCTCTTCCAAG AGGGAGTTTGCTACGCGAAGAAAGATTTCAATTTGGCCAAGCATCCCGATATCGATGTGCCCAATCTTCAGGTGATTAAGCTGATGCAGAGCTTCAAGTCGAAGGAATATGTTCGTGAGACATTTGCTTGGATGCACTACTATTGGTTCCTAACCAACGACGGCATCGAATTTCTTCGCACTTACTTGAACTTGCCTTCTGAAATCGTCCCCGCCACTTTGAAGAAGTCTGCACGGCCACTTGGACGCCCAATGGGCGGCCCACCTGGTGATCGCCCACG TGGCCCACCTAGATTTGAAGGAGAAAGGCCGAGGTTTGGTGACAGAGAAGGGTATAGATCAGGCCCCCGTGGAGGACCACCTGGTGAGTTTGGTGGAGAGAAGAGTGGCGCTCCGGCTGACTACCAGCCATTTTTCAGG GGTCCTGGTGGAAGAGGTGGTGGCTTTGGCCGTGGATCGGGTGGCTTTGGTGCTGCTCCCTCTGGCTCAGATCTTCCTTAA